A stretch of Metabacillus sp. FJAT-52054 DNA encodes these proteins:
- a CDS encoding LacI family DNA-binding transcriptional regulator yields the protein MKKKVTIKDVAKHAGVSSAAVSYVLNGKNKVSGETKEKIRRAIEELHYLPDLTAISLSKKQSKLIGLLKILNQDSLLPVFQTNLYYNEFISGVESVARGYGYDILLAGIGVADECSQWVQRRNLDGLIVMNASGSIAEELARHIAIPIVLVDTYDVPEGSYHTMNIDDEEGGYQATAHLLSLGHTSIAMVVAEAKNSPVDEQRLKGYKRALKEFGVPFKQELIFESGNSTLEASLDAGQSILDSSEPITAVFATSDIVCLGIMRRFASMGKRIPQDFSIVGFDDLNVSQYLSPSLTTVRQDILAKGIQSSEMIFSALFQKEQGLTKKVLPVELAVRESTMQIT from the coding sequence ATGAAAAAGAAAGTCACGATTAAGGATGTTGCCAAACATGCCGGCGTTTCCAGCGCAGCTGTTTCTTATGTCCTGAACGGGAAAAATAAGGTCTCGGGAGAAACGAAGGAAAAGATCCGCAGAGCCATTGAGGAACTTCACTATCTTCCCGATTTGACAGCCATTAGTCTTTCTAAAAAGCAATCCAAGCTGATCGGCTTGCTTAAAATTTTAAATCAGGACTCCTTATTGCCGGTATTCCAGACAAATCTTTATTATAATGAATTTATCAGCGGAGTCGAAAGTGTAGCCCGGGGTTACGGGTATGATATTCTCCTGGCAGGAATCGGTGTGGCAGATGAATGCAGCCAATGGGTTCAGAGAAGGAATCTGGATGGACTGATTGTCATGAATGCATCAGGCTCCATCGCAGAGGAGCTGGCCCGCCATATAGCTATTCCGATCGTTCTGGTAGATACATATGATGTACCGGAAGGCAGCTATCACACAATGAATATCGATGACGAGGAAGGCGGCTATCAGGCGACCGCACATTTGCTTTCACTTGGTCACACATCTATTGCCATGGTTGTTGCAGAAGCAAAAAACAGCCCGGTTGATGAACAGCGGCTTAAAGGCTACAAAAGGGCACTGAAGGAATTTGGCGTTCCGTTTAAACAAGAACTGATTTTTGAGAGCGGTAACAGTACGCTTGAAGCCTCACTGGATGCCGGACAAAGCATCCTGGACAGTTCAGAGCCCATTACTGCGGTATTCGCTACTTCTGATATTGTGTGTCTAGGAATCATGAGAAGATTTGCTTCAATGGGAAAAAGAATTCCTCAGGACTTTTCAATAGTCGGATTTGATGATTTAAATGTTAGTCAGTATCTATCTCCAAGTCTGACCACAGTAAGGCAGGATATTTTGGCAAAAGGAATTCAATCATCTGAAATGATTTTCTCGGCTCTTTTTCAAAAGGAGCAGGGACTCACTAAAAAAGTCCTTCCGGTTGAGCTCGCAGTCAGAGAGTCAACTATGCAGATTACGTAA
- a CDS encoding Gfo/Idh/MocA family oxidoreductase: MTKIRIGVVGCGSIAIHRHLPEYAVLDTAEITAVCDIVEERANEMASIYGAAAYTDYQDLINSGKVDAISVCTPNYLHAPVSIAALKAGLHVLCEKPMATSKEDAEAMIAAEKESGKKLMIAHNQRFTAAHQKARKLIESGEMGRIYSFRTAFGHPGPEAWSIDGKDSWFFKKEEAFIGAMGDLGVHKTDLMRYLLGEEFTEVGAFVQTSAKTFGDVDDNAVCVLKTGSGILGTLTASWSYTGKEDNSTIIYCENGIIRLEDDPVHSLVIQYSNGEIAKFELGKIQSNEEGGQVISKVVNHFVDCIVEDKLPLVTGEEGKKSLEVILAAMESSETKQIVSISQGVIA; this comes from the coding sequence ATGACAAAAATTAGAATTGGTGTTGTAGGATGCGGAAGCATTGCCATCCACCGCCACCTGCCTGAATATGCAGTCCTGGATACTGCAGAAATTACAGCCGTATGCGACATCGTCGAGGAGCGCGCAAACGAAATGGCATCTATCTACGGAGCAGCTGCCTATACTGATTATCAGGACTTAATTAACAGCGGCAAGGTAGATGCAATCAGTGTCTGCACGCCGAACTACCTTCATGCTCCTGTATCAATTGCAGCGCTTAAAGCCGGATTGCACGTGCTTTGCGAAAAGCCGATGGCCACATCAAAAGAAGACGCTGAAGCAATGATTGCTGCTGAAAAGGAATCAGGCAAAAAGCTCATGATTGCTCACAATCAGCGTTTTACTGCTGCTCATCAAAAAGCACGCAAGCTGATTGAATCCGGTGAAATGGGAAGAATCTACAGCTTCCGTACAGCATTTGGCCACCCTGGACCTGAAGCATGGAGCATCGATGGAAAAGACAGCTGGTTCTTCAAAAAAGAAGAAGCATTTATTGGTGCAATGGGAGATTTGGGTGTTCATAAAACAGACTTAATGCGCTACCTGCTTGGAGAAGAATTTACGGAAGTGGGAGCATTCGTTCAAACGAGTGCAAAAACGTTCGGAGATGTGGACGATAATGCGGTGTGTGTATTGAAAACAGGATCAGGGATACTTGGTACATTAACGGCGAGCTGGTCTTATACAGGTAAGGAGGACAATTCCACCATCATTTATTGTGAAAATGGAATTATCCGCCTGGAGGATGATCCTGTTCACAGCTTGGTCATTCAATACTCAAATGGTGAAATCGCAAAATTTGAGCTTGGCAAGATTCAGTCAAATGAAGAAGGCGGTCAAGTCATTTCCAAAGTTGTCAATCATTTCGTTGACTGCATCGTCGAGGATAAGCTGCCGCTGGTTACTGGGGAAGAAGGAAAAAAATCGCTTGAAGTGATTTTAGCTGCTATGGAATCCAGTGAAACAAAGCAAATTGTGTCGATCAGCCAGGGCGTTATTGCATGA
- a CDS encoding Gfo/Idh/MocA family oxidoreductase, with translation MKKLRIGIIGAGGIATGRHIPSFQHFSDQAEITAVSDINVHRAEDVAKEFGIPQFFGDYTEMLPEVDAVVVCTPNKFHAEISIAALRAGVHVLCEKPMALSAAECKVMIETAKECQRKLAIAYHYRYMKESQAAKKVMITEEIGTPLVVRIKALRRRKVPGWGVFTNKELQGGGSLIDYGCHLLDLALWLIGNPKIIDVTGSTYNALSKVPNQVNLWGHYDHQRFNVDDHVTAYIRFENGTSMLFETSWATNIRDDEEHLSISGVNGGISVFPMELYTTKYNMLFNSQPAWIPGEEDPGILQAKNFIAACFNEEELIVQPEEAMQVSEVIDAIYESGKITIKE, from the coding sequence ATGAAAAAGCTAAGGATTGGCATCATTGGAGCAGGAGGCATTGCTACGGGACGCCATATTCCATCCTTTCAGCACTTTTCAGACCAGGCAGAAATTACAGCTGTGAGCGATATTAATGTCCATCGTGCAGAAGATGTAGCAAAAGAGTTCGGGATTCCTCAGTTTTTTGGGGACTATACTGAAATGCTTCCTGAAGTAGATGCAGTAGTCGTATGTACACCGAATAAATTCCATGCGGAAATCTCCATTGCCGCGCTCCGGGCAGGAGTTCATGTACTATGCGAGAAGCCGATGGCGCTGTCAGCTGCCGAATGCAAAGTAATGATTGAAACGGCTAAAGAATGCCAGAGAAAGCTTGCTATCGCCTACCATTACCGGTATATGAAGGAATCGCAGGCAGCTAAGAAAGTAATGATCACCGAGGAAATCGGCACACCTCTAGTCGTCCGCATTAAAGCTCTAAGGCGCAGAAAAGTTCCGGGATGGGGAGTCTTTACAAACAAGGAGCTTCAAGGAGGAGGCAGCTTAATTGATTACGGCTGCCACCTGCTTGACCTAGCTCTATGGCTGATCGGCAATCCGAAAATAATTGATGTAACAGGCAGCACATACAATGCGTTAAGCAAAGTGCCGAATCAGGTAAACCTGTGGGGCCATTATGATCATCAAAGATTTAACGTCGATGATCATGTGACGGCCTATATTCGCTTCGAGAATGGTACGTCGATGCTATTTGAAACGTCCTGGGCAACGAACATCCGTGATGATGAGGAACATCTCAGCATTTCAGGCGTAAATGGCGGGATCAGTGTTTTTCCAATGGAATTGTACACAACTAAATACAACATGCTGTTCAATAGTCAGCCAGCCTGGATTCCTGGAGAAGAGGATCCCGGAATTCTTCAGGCTAAGAATTTTATTGCTGCCTGCTTTAATGAAGAAGAGCTGATTGTTCAGCCTGAAGAAGCGATGCAGGTTTCTGAAGTAATCGATGCGATCTACGAAAGCGGGAAGATTACCATTAAAGAATAG
- the kduD gene encoding 2-dehydro-3-deoxy-D-gluconate 5-dehydrogenase KduD — protein MPQFSLHGKVALVTGASRGLGRGMALGLAEAGADIIGAGISDMSLVQKEIESLGRSFMGIKADLSDEKQRTNLIKKAIEEKGKIDILVNNSGMIRRSPAEDYTMEDWRAVNNLNMDAVFQLCSEAGRHMLERGSGKIINIASMLSFQGGIRVPAYTASKHAVAGLTRALSNEWAGKGICVNAIAPGYMETDNTEALRQNKERSAFIQSRIPAGRWGLPEDLKGPVVFLASDASNYVSGHILAVDGGWLNF, from the coding sequence TTGCCGCAATTTTCTCTACATGGAAAGGTGGCTCTTGTGACAGGGGCAAGCCGCGGTCTCGGCAGGGGAATGGCGCTTGGATTGGCAGAAGCAGGTGCAGACATTATCGGTGCTGGAATCAGTGATATGTCCCTTGTGCAAAAAGAGATTGAGAGTCTGGGAAGATCATTTATGGGAATCAAAGCGGATCTATCAGATGAAAAACAGCGGACCAATCTGATTAAAAAGGCCATTGAGGAAAAAGGGAAAATTGATATTCTTGTCAATAACTCCGGTATGATCCGGCGATCTCCTGCTGAGGATTATACAATGGAGGATTGGAGAGCAGTCAACAATTTGAATATGGATGCGGTATTTCAGCTGTGCTCCGAAGCAGGAAGGCATATGCTGGAGCGGGGCTCCGGTAAAATCATTAATATTGCCTCCATGCTTTCTTTTCAAGGCGGAATCCGCGTACCTGCTTATACGGCAAGCAAGCATGCGGTAGCAGGTTTGACACGAGCACTTTCAAACGAGTGGGCAGGAAAGGGAATCTGTGTAAATGCGATTGCTCCGGGTTATATGGAGACAGACAACACAGAAGCGCTTAGACAGAATAAGGAGCGCAGCGCATTTATCCAATCCAGGATTCCGGCAGGGAGATGGGGATTGCCAGAAGATTTAAAGGGACCGGTTGTTTTTCTTGCATCGGATGCTTCCAATTATGTAAGCGGTCACATACTGGCGGTTGATGGAGGATGGCTAAATTTTTAA
- a CDS encoding type II toxin-antitoxin system SpoIISA family toxin: MYVQWLFLIMVLYSAAAIVLYMINRSVYSSLLQALRKWLYALFLLFLSVCFFFQILSMKDWPLILQLAAAAVFIDLSIFQTPNIQKIGSAEFKHSEWIEQTIQHNERTLEYMRKKSTAFSLIIQEEEDLMPKESSLQSFEDYERSITAYVEIYTDQFDFHVKLYHLVGDDDYHFTQSIHQVLGRLETIFNISINDKQHVTDQLKQARVHSFNEEKVAVIPIYGHYSYLLILSARENSVMEIDTLHVINLVKILEWRTQSKKSEPGSLMAE, encoded by the coding sequence ATGTATGTACAGTGGCTGTTTCTAATCATGGTCCTCTATTCTGCCGCCGCTATCGTACTTTATATGATAAACAGATCTGTCTACTCTTCCCTGCTGCAGGCCTTAAGAAAATGGCTGTACGCACTATTTTTGCTGTTTCTTTCCGTGTGTTTCTTTTTTCAAATACTATCTATGAAGGATTGGCCTCTTATCCTCCAGCTCGCAGCTGCTGCTGTCTTTATTGATCTTAGCATTTTTCAGACTCCCAATATCCAAAAAATCGGATCAGCCGAATTTAAGCATAGTGAATGGATTGAACAAACCATTCAGCATAATGAGCGGACTCTGGAATATATGAGGAAAAAATCAACTGCGTTTTCGCTCATTATACAGGAGGAAGAGGACTTGATGCCAAAGGAATCGTCCCTCCAAAGCTTTGAAGATTATGAGAGATCCATAACTGCATACGTGGAAATTTACACAGATCAATTTGATTTTCATGTGAAGCTTTATCATCTTGTCGGGGATGATGATTATCATTTTACCCAAAGCATCCACCAGGTGCTGGGACGTCTGGAAACCATTTTTAACATTTCCATCAACGATAAACAGCACGTTACAGACCAGCTGAAACAGGCCCGGGTCCATTCATTTAATGAAGAAAAGGTGGCCGTGATCCCCATTTACGGACACTACTCGTATCTGCTTATCCTCTCAGCCAGAGAAAATTCAGTCATGGAAATTGACACCCTGCATGTCATCAATTTAGTGAAGATATTGGAGTGGCGGACGCAATCAAAGAAGAGTGAACCTGGAAGTCTAATGGCGGAGTAA
- a CDS encoding sugar phosphate isomerase/epimerase, which translates to MKLGVFTVLFSDMEFEQMLDTVQAAGLHAVEIGTGCYPGNAHCNLDELLSSEEARKQYKEKVESRGLTISAFSCHGNPISPDRAFAAESDETLRKTIKLASLLEVPVVNCFSGTAGESEDAKYPNWPVTPWPNEYGDVLTWQWENKLVPYWKEVGELAKEHHVKIGLELHGGFLVHTPYTLLKLREKTCDAIGANLDPSHLWWQGIDPVAAIKILAKENAIHHFHAKDTHIDPENVNMYGLTDMQPYGEVRSRAWSFRSVGCGHSNDEWGRMISTLITYGYDYVVSIEHEDPIMSIQEGFKRAVTNLQSVLIEEKPADMWWV; encoded by the coding sequence ATGAAACTAGGCGTATTCACTGTTTTATTTTCCGATATGGAATTCGAGCAAATGCTTGATACCGTCCAAGCAGCGGGTCTGCATGCGGTCGAAATCGGGACAGGCTGCTATCCGGGAAATGCTCACTGCAATTTGGACGAGCTTTTGTCCAGCGAAGAAGCAAGAAAGCAGTATAAAGAAAAAGTAGAAAGCCGCGGACTGACGATCAGTGCTTTCAGCTGCCACGGCAATCCGATTTCTCCTGACCGTGCTTTTGCAGCAGAATCGGATGAAACTCTTCGAAAAACAATCAAACTGGCTTCGCTTCTCGAGGTTCCGGTTGTCAACTGCTTTTCCGGAACAGCAGGTGAATCCGAAGACGCAAAATATCCGAACTGGCCCGTGACTCCATGGCCGAATGAATACGGCGATGTTTTGACATGGCAGTGGGAAAATAAGCTTGTTCCTTATTGGAAAGAGGTTGGGGAACTTGCAAAAGAGCATCATGTGAAAATCGGACTCGAGCTTCATGGCGGTTTTCTGGTTCACACACCGTATACCCTGCTCAAGCTTCGTGAAAAAACATGTGATGCGATTGGCGCAAACCTGGATCCAAGCCATCTTTGGTGGCAGGGAATTGATCCGGTAGCAGCGATTAAAATTCTTGCTAAAGAAAACGCCATTCACCATTTCCATGCTAAAGACACCCATATTGACCCGGAAAACGTCAACATGTACGGCTTAACTGACATGCAGCCTTACGGCGAAGTCCGTTCCAGAGCCTGGTCATTCCGCTCTGTCGGCTGCGGCCATAGCAATGATGAATGGGGCCGCATGATCAGCACGCTGATCACATACGGATATGATTACGTGGTCAGCATCGAGCACGAAGACCCGATCATGAGTATCCAAGAAGGCTTCAAACGAGCCGTAACCAATCTGCAATCCGTACTTATAGAAGAAAAACCTGCTGATATGTGGTGGGTATAA
- the kduI gene encoding 5-dehydro-4-deoxy-D-glucuronate isomerase, whose protein sequence is METRHCASKEETKRYTTEELRNAFLIESLFEDDQLKLTYTHEDRMLIGGAVPVREPLTLIEPDIKTKAFFERREAGIINIGGPGSIKVDGEEYHLDQKDCLYVGLGKNEVVLSSEDVKNPARFYILSALAHKEFPTVKIGINEAAPVHLGDEKNSNKRTIYKYIHAEGVQSSQLMMGMTLLAPNCMWNTMPAHIHDRRSEVYLYFDMEADTRVFHFMGEPSETRHLVVKNEQSVISPSWSIHSGIGTSNYTFIWAMAGENYTFDDMEQVSMSDLR, encoded by the coding sequence ATGGAAACGAGACATTGTGCAAGCAAAGAAGAAACGAAACGTTATACGACAGAAGAGCTAAGAAATGCTTTTTTAATTGAGTCGCTCTTTGAAGATGATCAGCTGAAGCTCACATATACCCATGAAGACAGGATGCTGATTGGCGGAGCTGTTCCTGTAAGAGAGCCTTTGACTCTGATCGAGCCTGATATTAAGACAAAGGCATTTTTTGAAAGAAGAGAAGCCGGAATCATTAATATCGGCGGACCGGGTTCCATTAAAGTGGATGGAGAAGAATATCATTTAGATCAAAAAGACTGTCTTTATGTGGGGCTCGGGAAAAATGAAGTGGTGCTCTCAAGTGAAGATGTGAAAAATCCGGCCCGGTTTTATATTTTATCTGCTTTGGCGCATAAAGAATTTCCGACAGTTAAGATTGGCATCAATGAAGCCGCTCCCGTACATTTGGGCGATGAGAAAAACTCCAATAAACGGACGATTTATAAGTATATTCATGCGGAGGGCGTGCAAAGCTCGCAGCTGATGATGGGGATGACGCTTTTGGCACCCAATTGCATGTGGAACACAATGCCAGCACATATCCATGACCGCCGCTCTGAAGTATATTTATATTTTGATATGGAAGCCGATACCAGGGTTTTTCACTTCATGGGCGAGCCTTCCGAAACAAGGCATTTAGTTGTGAAGAATGAACAGTCTGTTATTTCTCCAAGCTGGTCGATCCATTCAGGTATCGGCACGAGCAATTACACATTTATTTGGGCAATGGCTGGTGAAAATTATACATTTGATGACATGGAACAAGTCTCGATGAGTGATTTGCGATAA
- a CDS encoding DeoR/GlpR family DNA-binding transcription regulator, with translation MHFVERHEKIIQTLEKEKMVKVTELSISLNVTEKTVRQDLIVLENKGLLKRIYGGAILPESTGMLPVEKRQASFLYEKKLAAKAAAERIEEEDTIFLDGGSTMLELAKLLIHRKITVLTNDIKIAHTLIGAEKVQLIMPGGGRIPGSASLFGPIAEEAMQKLRVKKLFLGTTAADLSNGLTVFSHAQAEYKKRIIRLADYVALVTDHTKFGQTALIQYADFDILDEVITNNELPEAWKKDLGRMGIPVCYGK, from the coding sequence ATGCATTTTGTAGAACGTCATGAAAAAATCATTCAAACCCTTGAAAAAGAGAAAATGGTGAAGGTAACTGAACTGAGCATTAGCCTGAACGTAACGGAAAAAACCGTCCGGCAGGATCTCATCGTGCTTGAAAATAAAGGATTGCTCAAACGGATTTACGGGGGAGCGATCTTACCTGAAAGTACGGGAATGCTGCCTGTCGAAAAAAGACAAGCCAGCTTTTTATATGAAAAAAAGCTGGCAGCAAAAGCTGCAGCTGAAAGAATAGAAGAAGAGGATACCATATTTCTGGATGGCGGGAGTACGATGCTCGAGCTTGCCAAGCTGCTTATCCACCGGAAAATAACCGTCCTAACAAACGATATCAAAATCGCGCACACTCTAATAGGAGCAGAAAAAGTTCAGCTGATCATGCCGGGTGGAGGAAGAATTCCCGGATCGGCCAGTCTTTTTGGGCCCATCGCAGAGGAGGCCATGCAGAAACTCAGAGTTAAAAAGCTGTTTCTGGGGACAACAGCAGCTGATTTATCAAATGGCCTTACTGTTTTCAGTCATGCTCAGGCAGAGTACAAAAAAAGAATAATCAGGCTTGCGGATTATGTTGCTCTCGTAACAGATCATACAAAATTTGGACAAACGGCATTAATTCAATATGCTGATTTTGATATTCTCGATGAAGTGATTACAAATAATGAATTACCGGAAGCCTGGAAAAAAGATCTGGGGAGAATGGGCATTCCAGTCTGTTATGGAAAATGA
- a CDS encoding ThuA domain-containing protein, translating to MNVTVWNENRHEQKNPEVRSIYPDGIHGTIAGFLEEMGHRVQTATLDEPEHGLTDDVLRSTEVLIWWGHLAHEEVDSVIVEKVKNRVLDGMGLIVLHSGHFSKIFKSLMGTGCDLKWREADEKERLWVVEPSHPIVDGIGEYIELEKEEMYGEHFDIPAPDELVFMSWFEGGEVFRSGCTYKRGSGKVFYFRPGHETYPTYHNKDIQKVIGNAVRWAAPADREKPVYGNAQPLEKITVK from the coding sequence ATGAATGTAACAGTATGGAATGAGAATCGTCATGAACAGAAAAACCCGGAAGTGCGCTCCATTTATCCAGACGGAATCCACGGAACCATTGCGGGATTTCTTGAAGAAATGGGCCACCGTGTTCAGACAGCCACATTGGATGAGCCGGAACACGGTTTAACAGATGACGTTCTTCGCAGCACAGAAGTCTTGATCTGGTGGGGGCATCTTGCGCATGAAGAAGTAGACAGTGTAATTGTAGAAAAAGTGAAAAACAGGGTATTAGACGGAATGGGACTGATTGTTCTCCACTCCGGCCATTTCTCTAAAATTTTTAAATCCCTAATGGGTACAGGCTGTGATCTGAAATGGAGAGAAGCTGACGAAAAAGAACGTCTGTGGGTAGTTGAGCCAAGCCATCCAATCGTAGATGGAATCGGCGAGTACATCGAACTTGAAAAAGAGGAAATGTATGGAGAGCACTTTGACATTCCAGCACCTGACGAGCTTGTTTTCATGAGCTGGTTTGAAGGCGGAGAAGTATTCAGAAGCGGCTGTACATATAAAAGAGGCAGCGGTAAAGTGTTCTATTTCCGTCCGGGCCATGAAACATACCCAACCTATCACAATAAAGACATTCAAAAAGTAATTGGAAATGCAGTACGCTGGGCAGCGCCTGCCGATCGTGAAAAACCGGTATACGGTAATGCACAGCCGCTTGAAAAAATCACAGTAAAATAA
- a CDS encoding bifunctional adenosylcobinamide kinase/adenosylcobinamide-phosphate guanylyltransferase, with amino-acid sequence MHFVTGGACNGKAQWVREQSWWKEEEGLWISAYKKDPLIQGFRQVTVIEGLEQYIREDVLQTGKETSGQWRAAISRWLEWEEHAHGRRLVLIGSDISKGIVPIEAENRLWRDVTGWIYQEIMRKSVQADLIWYGIQTPLK; translated from the coding sequence ATGCACTTCGTTACGGGCGGTGCCTGCAACGGCAAGGCTCAATGGGTAAGAGAGCAAAGCTGGTGGAAGGAAGAGGAAGGTTTATGGATCAGTGCCTATAAAAAAGACCCTTTAATTCAAGGCTTCAGACAGGTTACGGTCATTGAAGGACTTGAACAATATATTCGGGAAGACGTCCTTCAAACGGGTAAAGAGACTTCCGGTCAATGGCGGGCTGCAATCAGCAGGTGGCTGGAATGGGAAGAACATGCTCACGGCAGAAGGCTTGTCCTGATCGGTTCGGATATTTCAAAGGGAATTGTCCCAATTGAAGCGGAAAACAGGCTTTGGAGAGATGTAACGGGGTGGATCTACCAGGAAATCATGCGGAAGTCGGTTCAGGCGGATCTGATCTGGTACGGCATTCAAACCCCTTTGAAATAA